ATGCCTGCGTCCCCGCGTTCCCGCCGTTGTGGCGACGGGAAAATATCCTGATCACTTCCTCATCTTCGACCTGTCTGAAGTCCCGATAGAATTGCCCAACTGCGAAAAAGCCGCTGGGAGCGTACAGGCACAGCACTTTGTCAGCCAGTGGCTTTACCTGTTTCAAGCTTTCCGGCGCTGCGACTGGCACCGCACAGACCAACTCGGCCGGTCGCCTGGCGCGGACAGTATGCAATGCGGCGATCATGGTGGCGCCGGTTGCCAGTCCATCGTCGACAATGATGGCGATCCGGCCGCCGGGGGCGATGGTGTGCTTGTGCGGCGTATACAGTTTGCGGCGTTGCCTCAGTACGTTGAGTTGCCGCGACTTTTCTTGTTCCAGGAAGGCGTCTGTTCCGGCGAGTTCGTCCGAAAAGGGATCAAGATAAACCCAGCCCGTCTCGTCGATGGCGCCGATCGCGCATTCAGGATTGAAAGGCGCACTAAGCTTGCGCACCAGCACGATATCCAGCTCACCGTCGAGCAGCTCGGCGATCACTTTTCCCATGGGCACGCCACCTCTGGGGATGGCCAATATGAGCGGATTGCGGCCTTTGTATTCAAGCAAATGAAAAGCCAGTATTTCAGCGGCTTCTATGCGATTTGCGAAAGTGCGTAATGTATCCACGATCTAGCGGATAGGAAAGGTCGATGCCATTGGATTGATACAGAATCTCTGATAAAGCGGATACTCATCTATGTTCTGACTATCGTTTCGAGGCATCATCAACTTACTTCACGTTAGCAGATAACTGGATAAATTGAAGGAGAGCGGCCATGGTTTTCACCCATCTTGAGAAAACGGCCTGGCATGACTATTTTCACAACATGTCGGCAGTGCTGGAAGGAAAAAGCGCCGAAATCGAAGTCGGCTTGCTGTCCATCGGCAACCAGGTCGAGGTGGAGTGGTTGCCCTTGCTCGGTATTGTTTATGACGGCGCGAACGACACGATTGAAATCATGCTGGAAGGAATCGGCCATCTGATCCACAAGCCGAAGGAGGTGCTGGTTGAGCAGCATTTGGATCGGCTGGTCCGGCTGGAGGTGATCGACAGTGACGATTTTCATCATCTGGTTAATTTGCGGGATCCGCTCATGCTGCCGGCGGCTTGAGACTGATGTTTAAGCTGTCCGGTGTCAGGGCAGTTGCATGCCGTTTAACGAAATATCAGGACCGGTTTCTTGCTATGGGTCAGCACCTTCTGTGTTTCCCCGGCGGCAAAGATGCCTCTTACCCCTTTCCTGCCATGTGAAGCCATGGTGATCATGTCACAATCGTTTTCCTCCGCCACCTGGATGATCGCTTCGTATGGATGATTGCTGACGACATACCGGGTGTCACATTCGACGCCTGCCGCTTGCGCCGCCGTTTTGATCTCGTCGAGGAGTTTGACGGCCTGCGCGACCCCTTGCTGGTCGAACTGTTCCTTGGTCTCCGCCAAGGTGAGTAGTTGACGGCTGAATACATGATATTCCGGAATGACATGCACGCCAGTGATCCTGGCGCTGGTTGCCTTGGCAAACTGGATGCTTTGCCGAATCGCCGATTCGGAGGCTGCGGAACCATCTGTCGGCAGTAGAAGATGCTTGAACATTTTCTTCTCCTCGAATTGTGTTTTCAATGCGACAAGATTGTCTTGCGAAGGCTTTGTTGTCTTTTGCGAAAAGAGTTGGTTCTGTCTAAAGCATATGAGGTATATGGGAAAAAGCCAGTGAGTGAATTTCACGCTCGTGGTCTGTTGCTGGTGACTTGCTGGTTAAGCGGCGAAGAGTTATTTGACACTGCTATTATAGATTGGATACAATTATCCAATGTCAAATATTACAGCTTCAGCCTCTACCTCTGCTGGCATCATCGCGGCTCGCCTGCGCGACGATATCAATGACGGCCGCTGGCCGGATGGCGCCGCGCTGCGCCAGGACGAGTTGGCGACGCTGTATGGCGTCAGCCGTATTCCGGTGCGCGAAGCCCTCAACCTGTTGCGTGACGATGGCTTGGTGGTGATCGAGCCGAATCGTGGCGCTTACGTCACCAGGTTGCGCGTCGCTGATGTTGAGGAGATATTCGATTTGCGTATCCTGCTGGAGGCCGATGCGCTGGTCCGCGCGATTCCCGCCCATAGCCGCAAGACGCTGGTGCTGATCGAGGCCATACAGGCGCAGCTTGAGCTGGAAGACGCCAAGGCGGCCTGGATCCAGAGCGACCGCGCCTTTCACGAAGCACTGTACGCGCCGTCCGGCCGTCCTCAAACACTGGCATTGATCAGCAAGTTGCGTACAAGGGTGGAGCGCTACGGCTTGTCCAAGCTGCGTCCAGGCTCGCGGCGCGAAGGATGGGCGAGTGAGCATCGACAATTGCTTGCCGCGGTGACTGCTGGCGATGCCGAGGAAGCGGTCAAGGTACTGACCATGCATTTGCAGGAAACTTGTAGTGCCGTGTGTGCGGCGCTAACGCTAACGCAAACCTGAGGGAGGAGAGCATGTCCAGTCATATCGCCACTGTCGAGTGGCAGCGGTCGGGGGCAGTATTCATCGATAATCGCTACAGTCGCGCTCATCAATGGCAATTCGATGGCGGTGCGGTAGTGCCGGCGTCGAGTTCGCCGCACGTGGTCAAGGTGCCATTCTCCGAGCCTGCCAATGTCGATCCCGAGGAGGCTTTCGTGGCCTCGTTGTCGAGCTGCCATATGTTGTGGTTCCTGGGGCTGGCGGCGAATGCCGGTTATGTGGTCGACAGCTATGTCGACCAGGCGCGCGGACACATGCAGCGCGCGGCAGATGGCAAGAGCTGGATCGCGCTGGTCGAATTGCTGCCGCAGGTGGTGTTTTCCGGCGCCAAGATACCGGACGATGCGGCAGTGGCAAGCTTGCACCATAAGGCGCACGAGGAATGCTTCCTGGCGCGTTCCGTCAAAAGCGAAATCCGGACTGAGGGCAACTGGCGCTATCAGGCCTGATGCATCGAAGACAATTACGATACTGCTGACGATCTTCGCCAACCGCGGCTTTTGAAGACATATCGGAAAAGATGCTACGCACAGTCACACATCCAATGAAAATACGGCACCTGGTTCTTCTGCGTTTCAAACAAGATACCCCGGCAAGTGAGCAAGCTCACTGCATGCGCGACTTTGCCGGGCTTGCCGATTTGATCGAAGGCATTGTCGGTTTCGAACACGGCGCCAACATAAGCCCGGAAGGATTGGATAAAGGCTATACGCATGCTGTGACCATCACGTTTGCCAGCCAGGCATTCCGGGACGCGTATCTTGATCACGTCGCGCACCTGGCTTTTGTGGCCCGGCTGAAGCCCTGGCTCGATGAGGTTTTGGTGTTCGATTATGGCATTTGATGGATAGCGATGCGCCGATCCTGTCACCCCTCTGCGGGTACGCTGGGTTGTAGCCTTAACAGGATCAGTTCGCAGATCGCCGTTATTAAACGAGTACTGAATCGATAAAGCACGTTATTCAGCGTCAGCGGAAATCATATGGAACCCACTCGAATCACAGAAATGCGGCTGATGACCGTGCAAGACGAGCTGTCGGCCCGAGAACCCATTTTCCATCGGCCTGAGCATGGAACAACGCGTGCCGACTTCGAGAGGATGATGGACGCAGAGTTTTGGGAGGTAGGTGCATCTGGACGCCGTTACAGTCGAGCTCACGTCCTTGCCATCCTCGAAGAGCGATATGCCACGTCAATCGACGAGCATTGGGAAACGCGAGACTTCTTCTGCCAGGAAATCGCGCCTGATACCTATCTGTTGACCTACACACTATTGCAGGAGTCCAGAACCACCCGCCGCGCTACGCTTTGGCGACGCGTCGCTGGAGGATGGCGCATTGTCTACCACCAAGGAACAATCGTTGAGCCGTCGTAGGAATTGGACGCATTGCATTGACAAGAGGCGGTGAAGCCGTCGATGCGTTGAGATGATGAGTATCGTTTTTCTGAGAAACATTGAAAGCAATCGGCTGATAATCCCGTGCCGAAACCTGGCTTGACGAATGGCTCAGTTCTGCCAAGAGGAGGCATCTGAGTGCTGGGTAAAATTGATATTTCTTTGCAAATATTTGTGCGTAACACAATGAATGTTTTTCCATAATCAGGCTATACGACTATTGTTTCCCAAGTAAATTAGCTGTCATAAGAGGACACCATGCTTGAACTCAGACCCACCTGTGAACACTGCAACAAATCATTACCTCCCGATTCGCTTGAAGCACGCATTTGCAGCTACGAGTGCACGTTTTGCGTAACGTGTGTCGATAACATTTTGGAAAATGTTTGTCCTAACTGTGGTGGTGGTTTCGTCTCTAGGCCGGTCAGACCATCGAAAAATTTAAAAAACAACAATTTCCTTGGCAGGAATCCTGCGAGCACCCTGCCCACGCATAGACCGGTTGACCTTGAAACTCATGCTCTATTCGCGGCTGAAATCAAAACAATACCGGCCGAAAAGCGATAGCTGGCCAGAATTGATGACGGGCCGTCGGAAGTGCCGCTTCTTCGGTGAATGACCGAACGGAGGTGGATTGTGCCGTCGCTACCTGTTCAAAACGACCGCAAACGGTCAGTCGCGCACCCGATCAATTCGTCGGCAGGTGTGCGAGGAACAGTTCCATCGACCGCCCCTTGAAGAGGTAGATTTCGCGGCCGGCATCAACGCAGTGAGGATTTTAAATCCGCACCATTAGACAGTTTTTTTGGATAGTCCATCCAGGTAGACCGGGCTGATCTTTGCGATGCTGCCGCGTAGACTCGAATCTCCCGTACACTATTCAAGGAGATTTCCATGGCAGATCATTCTATTAAAGGTAAGACGGTTCTCATCGCGGGTGGAGCAAAGAACCTTGGTGGTTTGATTGCCCGTGATCTTGCGCAGCAAGGCGCCAAAGCCGTAATCGTGCATTACAACAGTGAGAGCAGTAAAGCAGAAGCAGAGGCAACCGTTGCCGCAGTCAAGACGGCGGGAGCTCGGGCAGTGGCCATCCAAGCCGACTTGACGACGGCTGCTGCCGTAGAAAAACTATTTAATGATGCCATTGCTGCGGTTGGCAAGCCCGATATTGCTATCAACACCGTCGGCAAGGTGCTCAAGAAGCCGATGGCCGAAATCAGCGAAGCTGAATACGACGAAATGACGGCGGTCAATTCCAAGACGGCTTTCTTCTTCCTCAAGGAAGCCGGCAAGAATCTCAATGACAACGGCAAGATCTGCACGGTGGTGACGTCGCTGCTTGGCGCATTCACACCGTTCTATGCGGCCTATGCCGGCACCAAGGCTCCAGTTGAACACTATACCCGCGCGGCATCCAAGGAGTTCGGTGCACGCGGTATCTCGGTGACAGCAGTTGGCCCGGGGCCTATGGATACACCATTCTTTTACCCCGCCGAAGGCGCCGATGCGGTGGCTTACCATAAGACGGCCGCAGCACTCTCGCCATTCAGCAAGACCGGCCTGACCGACATTCAAGACGTGGTGCCTTTCATTCGTCACTTAGTAAGCGACGGTTGGTGGATCACCGGTCAGACGATCCTGATCAACGGTGGCTACACGACGAAGTAGTTGGGTATCACTAGCTTCATCGATGACGGCATCGTTTTGTCGATCAACTGACGAGTTGAGGGTGTCGGTAACCGAGTTGGAATCCTGTCTCTCTAAAAGGAATGTGCGGCAAGAGGCTAGGGGGATTGAAGATCAACGATCATCGTCCAATGCAGATGACGGTTTCATCACGGAAGAATGGCATGCCTAACAAATTTCAAGTAGTGCTTGATGTGCAGAAGGCACATTTCCTGAGTGACAAAACGAAATGCTATGAATGGCGCATTGACCAGCTCGACCGCATGGAGCAGATGCTGCGCAATCACCAGGAAGAATTCTGCGCCGCGCTCTATCAGGACTTCGGCAAGCCGTCCTTTGAGCAGCTTTTCGAAATCACGGTGCCTCTAGGGAACGTTAAGTACTACCGCGAAAACCTCAGGGAGTTGATGGCGCCGCAGCCAGTAGCGATTCCGAAGGGGCTGGAAGCGACAGGCAACAGCGGCTTGATCTTGAAGGAGCCCTACGGCGCAACGCTGGTGATCGGCCCGTTCAACGCTCCCATCCTGTTGTTGCTGGATCCGGCCATTGCCGCACTGGCGGCGGGCAACACGGTGGTGCTGAAGCCGGCCAATACCACGCCGGCCACGGCGGCACTGTTCCAAAAGTTCGTGCCACAGTAGTTCGAGCCGGAAAACGTGGCCATCGTCACCGGTGGGCGCGAGGAAATCTCGGCGTTGCTGGAGCTGCCTTTTGATTTCATCTTCTTTACCGGTAGCTCTGCTGTTGGCAAGGTGGTGATGCGCGCGGCGGCTGAAAACCTGACACCAGTGATCCTCGAGCTTGGTGGACAGAACCCCACCATCGTGGATGAAACCGCCAACCTCGACATCGCGGCGGACCGCATCGCTTGGGGGCACAATGCCATCTCCGGTCAGTGGTGCATTGCGCCAGGCTACGTCTACGTGCACGAGAGTGTCGCGGACGAGTTCATCGCCAAGCTAAAGGCATCGATCGTCAAAATGTACGGCATTGATCCGATGCAAAGCCCTGACTTTGCCCGCATGATCAGCGAGCACGACGCGCAACGCGTGGCCTCCTACATCTTGCCCGACAAGGTGGTGCATGGCGGTCGCAGTGATATTCTCGGCCGCTACGTGGAGCCGACGGTGCTCTATCCATCGACCTGGGACGACCCGGCATTGCAGCAAGAAGTCTTTGGCCCGGTATTGCCAGTGATGCCTTACACCGACCTGAGGGAGATCGTCGGTATCATGAAGCGTAAGCCAAAGTCGTTAGCCGCCTACATTTTCAGCAAGAACCAGGTTGCCGTTGACTATGTGCTGGGCAGCCTCTCCTTCGGTGGCGGCTGCGTGAACCAGACCAATCTGCACTGCTGGATCGACAGTTTGCCTTTCGGTGGCGTCGGTTATGCCGGCATGGGCAAGTACTACGGCAAGGCCGGCTTCGACGCGCTCAGTAATACCAAGGCGCTATTGATAGGTAATCCGGACCTCGAACTCGATGTCTTTCCACCTTATGCTGGCAAGGACATCGAAAAGAATCTGAGTGTTTTCTCGTGAACGGTTCAGGAACGTCCGGGCAATTTTCAAATTGCTCTTCTCGATAGAGAAAGAAGACCCATTGCTGATCGGAATGCTCTTTTAGGACATGTTATCTCGCTTGTGAAGCAAAATTTCCTCGATCAAGGCGGATTTACAGGCTGAAGGCATTAACTCGTTGGAGTGATTCATGATTTATAAAACGATCTTATGGACAAACTAGATCAGTATCGTGTCTTTATTCAAGTTGCCGAAATGGGCAGTTTCATCAAGGCTGCCTATGCATTGCAACTGCCGCGTGCTTCAGTCTCGGCCGCCATTCAACAGCTCGAATCGGATATGGGAGCGCGGTTGCTACATCGTACAACGCGACAAGTGCGTCTGACTGTCGATGGCGTTCAGTTACTGGAAAGGGTGCGCCAGCTCCTTGCCGACGCAGAGGATATCGACAAATTATTTCATACCAGTCAACGTAAAGTCTCGGGTCGACTCAACGTGGATGTGCCAAGTCGCATTGCTCGCCGTCTCATTGCCCCCGCACTGCCTAGCCTATTGCGCCGTCATCCCCATCTGCAATTGTCGTTGGGCTCGACTGATCGCGCCATCGATCTAGTGCAAGAGGGGATAGATTGTGCGGTGCGAGTCGGCACATTGCTCAATAGCACGCTAGTAGTTCGCCCCTTAGGCCAGATCGCAATGATTAACTGCGCCAGCCCCGGCTATTTGCAAGATCATGGGGTACCCATGGGGCCAGAGGATCTGACCAAAGGCCATTGGTCTGTGGGGTATACCTTAGCCTCTACGGGAAGAGAACTACCTTGGGAATATCTTGTATCGGACAGCAAACATACGGTGGATGTGCCTAGCCGCGTAGTTGTCAACAATGCTGAGAACTACATTGCTTGCTGTTCTTCGGGCATGGACTGATCCAGATTCCACGTTTCGATGTACAGCATTTGCTCGATAGAGGATTGCTGGTGGAGGTGATGCCCGAATTTCGTGCGGCCCCAATGCAAGTGTCGCTCATCTATCCGCATCGCCGCCAGCGCTCGCACCGACTCAATGCGTTTAGCGAGTGGTTCGAAGTCTTGATGCGACCTTATCTTGAGCCGTAGGGCGCTAGACCTGATAGAGGTAAGGGAATTCAGTAATTTGCAAAAATATGCCCGATAAATTCTACAGTCGCATGCGCGCCAAGATATGGCGTCACGCCAGTGCCGAACAAGTTTTAATACAGGAATTGCGTACTGACCTGCAATGGCCGCGGCCTTGTGCGCATGTGAGTTGGACGAGCAGTAGCGGCCGCAGCACAACATTCCAATAAAGCCTGACTTGCATAAGTTGCGTTATGCAACTATATTGGTTGCGATACGCAACTTGTGTGAGCCCATTCATGGACCTTGCCGATCTTCAAGCCCAACCCGGAGAAACGACGATTCTGGAACTCCGGGACTTTTCCCGAAAGCTGGTTCGCGAACTCGGTTTCATGCGAACGACCTTGGCCGATAGCGATCTTGCGCCGTCGGCTGTCCACGCGATCATCGAAATCGGGGCGGCGCCGGGGATAAGTGCAAAGGACCTGGGCAACATCCTGCGATTAGACAAATCGAACACGAGCAGACAGCTCGCCCGGATGGAGACCAGCGGCCTTGTGAGGCGCACGGTCGCACAGGCAGACGCCCGCACGTCTGAACTGTATTTGACAGACATTGGGCAGAAACTCCGGAAAAAAATTGACCGATTCGCGACGGATCAGGTCTCCAACGCGCTTCGGCGCATGGTCCCGGCTGATCAGCAAGCCCTGGTTCGTTCTCTCGCACTGTACGCTGATGCGCTCGCGCAAGACAGTTCACTCAATGCAGCTTCCCAAGGTGGCGCAACCGGCGGAATTATGGAGGGATATCAATCGGGTTGTATTGGTGACGTTGCGAGCTTGCACGCCCGGTTTTACTCGGAGCATTGGGTTTCGATGCGTTCTTCGAGAAGAAGGTGGCAACTGAGCTTGCCGAGTTTGCCAGCGCGCTGCCAGCCGATGGCAAGGCGCTATGGCTTTACGCCGAAAATGGTCGCTCTCTCGCCTCTCTGGCAATTGACGGCAATGATGAAACGGGTACCGCCCATTTACGCTGGTTCATTGTGGACGATACATTGCGTGGTTCTGGTGTCGGGCGGCAATTGATGTCGCATGCGATGGACTTTGTCGATAGGCGCTTCAGAGAGACCTACCTCTGGACCTTCAAGGGGCTGGATGCGGCGCGCAATCTGTACGAAAAATTCGGCTTTCAATTGACGGATGAATCGGAGGGCGCGCAGTGGGGAACCCGGGTCATCGAGCAACGCTTCAGTCGCCGCTCTGCCGCCCGTGGGCCAAGTAGGCGCGATTCCGGTTTGTCACGTGATGGGCCAAAGATGGGTTTGCTCTGCCTGCTGCAGCGCTGCGATGCCAGCCGATTTCCAGCGATGGGCAAGTGCGCGAGCAACCCTGCAGGCCGGCTTCCTGATAAGCTTCGTGACGGCCGTATCGGCAATACATGTAAAACAGGAAATAAAATGGCAAAGAAGAAAAATGATGATCTGGATCCGGAAACCCTGGCCCTGATCAACTGGTGCATCGAAGTCGAGGGCTTCCTGGTGGCTGGCGGCGCAACGCTGGAGCAGGCGCAGGAACACATTGAGGAGCAGGTCGAATGGTTTACCGACCAGTTTTACGATGGCTTGACGCCCGAGCAAGCCGCCAAAGCTGCGCTCAGCGATTGAGGTTGGCGGCATCTATGAATTCCAATTGAATGAACCAGCATGAGATAGGGCGCGGCATCAGTTTGTCGGTCGGCGCTTCGATGGTGTTCGCTTTGCTGTCCGGCTATACCAAGTGGCTGGCGCCGCTCGACGGGCTGGATATCTTTGCCTGGCGCGTGGTGTGGACGTTGCCGGGAGCACTCGCGTTGGTGGTTCTGCGCCAGCGCATGCCGCAAGCGCGTGAGCTGCTGCGGCGCCTGCGGCGCGAACCGATGACTTGCGCCATGCTGTTGCTCGTGGCGGCTTTGCTTGGGGTGCAGCTCTGGATATTTCTGTGGGCACCGCTGCATGGCCGCGCACTGGAAGTGTCGCTGGGCTATTTCCTGTTGCCATTGACGATGGTGCTGGTCGGCCGTTTTCATTATCACGAACGGCTGGATGTGTTTCAGTGGCTGGCGGTGGCGTTTGCGCTGGTCGGCGTGCTGCATGAGTTATGGATGACGCGCAGCTTTGCCTGGCCGACGCTGGTGGTGGCGCTCGGCTATCCGCCGTATTTCATCCTGCGTCGCAAGATCAATGCTGATCCAGCGGTGGCGTTCGCTGTCGAAATGGCTTTGCTGTTGCCGTTTGCGGTGGCGATGCTTTACGCACGGGATTCGTGGGCGCTGGTTGCGCATCGGCCTGCCATGCTGTTCGTGTTGTTGCCGGGGCTGGGCCTGCTGAGCACCATCGCGCTGGCTTCTTATCTTGGCGCCAGCCGCTTGCTGCCGATGGCGCTGTTCGGCATCCTTGGCTATGTCGAACCGGTGTTGCTGGTAGGTGTTGCGCTGGTTTTTCTGGGCGAAGCGCTGGCGCCGGGACAGCTGGCGACCTACATTCCGATCTGGTGTGCGGTTGGCCTGACGGCGGTACATAGTGTGCGCCTGCTGCGCAGGGAAAGAGCAATGCGTCGCGATGGCGCGGCCAATCGCTTGCCGCGCTGAAAATTACCGGTCCGCTTACGAGGGCTGTGCCTTGCTGGCATGGCGCAGCGCAAGTTTGGTCAATACCGCCAGCGCTTCGCCGGCGCGCGCGGCCGGTACAAATACATGATCGTGAAAATAGGCTGCGACCACATTGGCGCTGATACCGGATTGCGCCAGCTCGGTTGCCACGCATGCGGTCAGTCCGACCGCTGCCAGGCTGGAATGCACGCTGAGGGTAATCATGGAGAACAGACCGTCGTATTTCAGGCCGGCGTTGTCGGCTGCCTGCCGTTCCAGGATCAGCGTCAATCCTTCCGCTTCCTGGAAGGAGGCGATTGGCGCCAGGGCCGCAAAGCTGCCGTAGGCTTGTCCGGGGATCGTGCAGAACACAAACAATTCCTTGCGCGCTATCGGGTGCATCGAAGCGAGCAGGGTGTCAAGATCGGTGATGGCGCTCATCGTCGTATAGGAAGAGTGTTGGTTAATCGTCATGCATGTGCATGATACACCGTGGCGGCTGCGTCGAAGTCATCGTCCTGTCATGAGACTGCTATATGTTCCGATCAACGGTTGCGGACAACCATTGCCGGCAGCACCTGTTTCCTGATGGATGACTCATGTACAAAAACAACAAGCGATTAATCATTCTCGATGCCGACGGCACCACCATCGACGCCTACAGCGCGATCGACAAGACATTTTCCCGTCACGGCATGGAGATCGGCGACGAAGAGAGGTTTCAGAAGCGCCGCCGCCTGTTCAAATATCTTGGCGGCTTGAAGGAGTTTCCATCCAACCTGAAGAAGCAGATCGGCAAGCAGAACCGCAAGCTGCTGATTGCCACTCTGACCGAGGTCTACCGTGAAGAGGCGTTGCTGTATCCAGGCATTGCCGGCCTGGTGCAAAGCCTGATCGCCGCACCCGATGTGGTTGTTGGCCTGGTCACGCGGAATGTCACCAACCAGCCGGAAGAAACTCTCAGGCAACTGTTCCGACGTCACGACATCGATCTGAACGCGCTCGATTTTTTCGCGCATATTCCGACCCACCAGGAAAAGTCCAGGAATTCCGCGCAATCCGCGAACGCTTCGACATCAATCCGGCACGCGCCTATATCTGCGGCGACGAACACAAGGATTATCTGTCGGCGATCGGTAGCGGCATGCATCCTTTCATGGTGTCTTACGGCTTTGAAAGTCACAAGCGACTGATCAAGAAATTCCTGGTGCCGGAAGAAATCATTTCACGTTCGCCGGCCGAGCTATGCCAGCGTGTGCGGCACGCGCTGGAATTGATTTAGCCGAGACGGGCCACTCCTGCTAGAATTTATCTCTTAGGGCGAAGAGATAGGGCGAGGCAGGAGACATGTACACACTCTACGGTTTCAAGGGTTCCGGTTCGGCAGCAGTCGAAGCGGCGCTTGAAATGGCCGGACTGCCGTATCGCAGGGTCGAAGCGGCATCCTGGGCGCCGGCATCTGCCATTGATGAATTACAGCGGGTCAATCCGCTCATGCAAATTCCGACGCTGCAATTGCCGGATGGCGCCATATTGACTGAGAGTGCGGCGATCCTCCTGCATCTTGGCCTGCACCATCCATCTTCCCATTTGCTACCGATCGACCCCGGGCAACGTGCGCAGGCTATCCGAGGCTTGGTGTTCATCGCCGCCAACTGCTATGCGGCGATCGGTGTCATCGATTTTCCAGAGCGCTGGTGCGTGGATGCCGACACTGCCGTGCAGGAGCAGATTCGGCTTGGCGCCACCGAGCGGCTGCATCGCAACTGGGAGATTTTCGCCGACACCTTTCCGCAACATCCTTTTCTCAGCGGTTCCAGGCCGGCGCACTGGACCTACTGGCCGCAGTGGTCTCCAAATGGTCGGGCGCACGCGCCCACTTGGCGCAGGTGCGCCCGAATTTTGCCGCAGCCATCGCACTGGTGGAACGTTACCCGGGCATCGCGCCGGTGTGGGAGCGGCATTGGAAGAATTGATTTTATATGGCGTGGTATTGAGGCCTTCGGCATAGCCGGCGGATTGATTAAAAAAAATGGGGAGACCAGTTGTGGCGTCACAAAGCGAGTTGTCT
This DNA window, taken from Collimonas arenae, encodes the following:
- a CDS encoding glutathione S-transferase family protein — encoded protein: MYTLYGFKGSGSAAVEAALEMAGLPYRRVEAASWAPASAIDELQRVNPLMQIPTLQLPDGAILTESAAILLHLGLHHPSSHLLPIDPGQRAQAIRGLVFIAANCYAAIGVIDFPERWCVDADTAVQEQIRLGATERLHRNWEIFADTFPQHPFLSGSRPAHWTYWPQWSPNGRAHAPTWRRCARILPQPSHWWNVTRASRRCGSGIGRIDFIWRGIEAFGIAGGLIKKNGETSCGVTKRVV
- a CDS encoding ACT domain-containing protein — its product is MTINQHSSYTTMSAITDLDTLLASMHPIARKELFVFCTIPGQAYGSFAALAPIASFQEAEGLTLILERQAADNAGLKYDGLFSMITLSVHSSLAAVGLTACVATELAQSGISANVVAAYFHDHVFVPAARAGEALAVLTKLALRHASKAQPS
- a CDS encoding Dabb family protein, yielding MKIRHLVLLRFKQDTPASEQAHCMRDFAGLADLIEGIVGFEHGANISPEGLDKGYTHAVTITFASQAFRDAYLDHVAHLAFVARLKPWLDEVLVFDYGI
- a CDS encoding SDR family oxidoreductase, which encodes MADHSIKGKTVLIAGGAKNLGGLIARDLAQQGAKAVIVHYNSESSKAEAEATVAAVKTAGARAVAIQADLTTAAAVEKLFNDAIAAVGKPDIAINTVGKVLKKPMAEISEAEYDEMTAVNSKTAFFFLKEAGKNLNDNGKICTVVTSLLGAFTPFYAAYAGTKAPVEHYTRAASKEFGARGISVTAVGPGPMDTPFFYPAEGADAVAYHKTAAALSPFSKTGLTDIQDVVPFIRHLVSDGWWITGQTILINGGYTTK
- a CDS encoding phosphoribosyltransferase; amino-acid sequence: MDTLRTFANRIEAAEILAFHLLEYKGRNPLILAIPRGGVPMGKVIAELLDGELDIVLVRKLSAPFNPECAIGAIDETGWVYLDPFSDELAGTDAFLEQEKSRQLNVLRQRRKLYTPHKHTIAPGGRIAIIVDDGLATGATMIAALHTVRARRPAELVCAVPVAAPESLKQVKPLADKVLCLYAPSGFFAVGQFYRDFRQVEDEEVIRIFSRRHNGGNAGTQA
- the rarD gene encoding EamA family transporter RarD, with amino-acid sequence MNQHEIGRGISLSVGASMVFALLSGYTKWLAPLDGLDIFAWRVVWTLPGALALVVLRQRMPQARELLRRLRREPMTCAMLLLVAALLGVQLWIFLWAPLHGRALEVSLGYFLLPLTMVLVGRFHYHERLDVFQWLAVAFALVGVLHELWMTRSFAWPTLVVALGYPPYFILRRKINADPAVAFAVEMALLLPFAVAMLYARDSWALVAHRPAMLFVLLPGLGLLSTIALASYLGASRLLPMALFGILGYVEPVLLVGVALVFLGEALAPGQLATYIPIWCAVGLTAVHSVRLLRRERAMRRDGAANRLPR
- a CDS encoding DUF1272 domain-containing protein; the protein is MLELRPTCEHCNKSLPPDSLEARICSYECTFCVTCVDNILENVCPNCGGGFVSRPVRPSKNLKNNNFLGRNPASTLPTHRPVDLETHALFAAEIKTIPAEKR
- a CDS encoding GntR family transcriptional regulator, coding for MSNITASASTSAGIIAARLRDDINDGRWPDGAALRQDELATLYGVSRIPVREALNLLRDDGLVVIEPNRGAYVTRLRVADVEEIFDLRILLEADALVRAIPAHSRKTLVLIEAIQAQLELEDAKAAWIQSDRAFHEALYAPSGRPQTLALISKLRTRVERYGLSKLRPGSRREGWASEHRQLLAAVTAGDAEEAVKVLTMHLQETCSAVCAALTLTQT
- a CDS encoding DUF4440 domain-containing protein, which codes for MEPTRITEMRLMTVQDELSAREPIFHRPEHGTTRADFERMMDAEFWEVGASGRRYSRAHVLAILEERYATSIDEHWETRDFFCQEIAPDTYLLTYTLLQESRTTRRATLWRRVAGGWRIVYHQGTIVEPS
- a CDS encoding OsmC family protein, with amino-acid sequence MSSHIATVEWQRSGAVFIDNRYSRAHQWQFDGGAVVPASSSPHVVKVPFSEPANVDPEEAFVASLSSCHMLWFLGLAANAGYVVDSYVDQARGHMQRAADGKSWIALVELLPQVVFSGAKIPDDAAVASLHHKAHEECFLARSVKSEIRTEGNWRYQA
- a CDS encoding DUF5335 family protein codes for the protein MVFTHLEKTAWHDYFHNMSAVLEGKSAEIEVGLLSIGNQVEVEWLPLLGIVYDGANDTIEIMLEGIGHLIHKPKEVLVEQHLDRLVRLEVIDSDDFHHLVNLRDPLMLPAA
- a CDS encoding universal stress protein, with translation MFKHLLLPTDGSAASESAIRQSIQFAKATSARITGVHVIPEYHVFSRQLLTLAETKEQFDQQGVAQAVKLLDEIKTAAQAAGVECDTRYVVSNHPYEAIIQVAEENDCDMITMASHGRKGVRGIFAAGETQKVLTHSKKPVLIFR